The Desmonostoc muscorum LEGE 12446 genome includes a region encoding these proteins:
- a CDS encoding alpha-hydroxy acid oxidase, giving the protein MTVVPHDDRFQPINLFEYEKLAKQYLSQMTLDYYSSGAWDEITLRDNRSAFERIKLRPRILVDVSDRHLNTSILGQPLQLPLLIAPMAFQCLAHPDGEVATALAAASAGVGMVLSTMATKSIEEVASACEQFPDSLRWFQLYIHKDRGLTRALVEKAYKAGYKALCLTVDAPVLGQREKDRRNEFALPLDLHLANLAAISGLDISHEKGESGLFTYFAQQLNPAVTWRDLEWLQSISPLPLVLKGILRSDDALRAVEYGAKAIIVSNHGGRQLDGAIASLDALAEIVPVVNGRVEVLLDGGIRRGTDILKALALGAKAVLIGRPILWGLGVAGQAGASHVISLLQDELNIAMALSGCAKLQDIDASLLKFAQI; this is encoded by the coding sequence ATGACAGTTGTACCTCACGACGATCGCTTTCAACCCATTAACCTGTTTGAGTACGAAAAACTCGCTAAACAGTATCTATCCCAAATGACCCTTGATTACTACAGTAGTGGTGCTTGGGACGAAATCACCTTGCGAGACAATCGTAGTGCCTTTGAGCGAATCAAGTTACGACCTCGGATATTAGTCGATGTTAGCGATCGCCATCTCAATACCTCCATTTTAGGACAACCCCTGCAATTACCTTTGTTGATTGCACCGATGGCTTTTCAATGTCTGGCTCATCCCGATGGAGAAGTCGCCACCGCCTTAGCTGCCGCATCAGCTGGTGTGGGCATGGTGTTAAGTACAATGGCAACAAAGAGCATTGAAGAAGTAGCGAGTGCGTGTGAGCAATTTCCAGATTCCCTACGCTGGTTCCAGCTTTACATCCACAAAGACCGAGGATTGACTCGTGCTTTGGTAGAAAAAGCCTATAAAGCAGGTTACAAAGCACTTTGTCTCACCGTAGATGCACCAGTTCTCGGACAGCGGGAAAAAGATAGACGTAATGAGTTTGCTTTACCCCTAGATTTACATCTAGCGAATCTTGCAGCTATCTCAGGCCTAGATATTTCCCATGAAAAAGGCGAATCTGGGTTGTTTACCTATTTTGCTCAACAGCTAAACCCAGCAGTTACTTGGAGGGACTTGGAATGGTTGCAGTCTATATCTCCACTACCCTTAGTTCTCAAAGGAATTTTACGCTCAGATGATGCACTGCGGGCTGTAGAATATGGAGCCAAAGCAATTATTGTTTCTAATCATGGAGGCAGACAACTCGATGGTGCGATCGCTTCTTTAGATGCTTTAGCCGAAATAGTACCAGTAGTCAATGGTAGGGTAGAAGTACTCTTGGATGGAGGTATCCGTAGGGGCACAGATATTCTCAAAGCCCTGGCATTAGGAGCAAAAGCAGTACTCATCGGACGACCCATTTTGTGGGGACTAGGAGTAGCAGGACAAGCCGGCGCATCTCATGTGATCTCACTTCTACAAGATGAGTTAAATATCGCAATGGCACTTAGCGGCTGTGCCAAGCTACAGGATATTGACGCTAGTTTATTAAAGTTTGCACAGATTTAA
- a CDS encoding ribbon-helix-helix domain-containing protein has protein sequence MNVEKLSISLPPSLVEFIENYKLNKGCKSRSQVIEEALELLRNRELEEAYRQASTEVDSDWDLTLADGLTN, from the coding sequence ATGAACGTCGAAAAACTATCTATTTCCTTGCCACCATCTTTAGTGGAGTTTATCGAAAATTATAAGCTAAATAAAGGATGCAAATCTCGTTCTCAAGTGATTGAAGAAGCATTGGAATTACTGCGAAACCGAGAACTAGAAGAAGCTTACCGACAAGCATCTACTGAAGTTGACAGCGATTGGGATCTGACACTAGCAGATGGTTTAACAAATTGA
- the cas2 gene encoding CRISPR-associated endonuclease Cas2, which yields MNVVVSYDISEDKRRTKIHKVLKSYGQWVQFSVFECHLTDTQYAKLRSRLNKLIKPETDSILFYFICACCLSKVERIGGEKIRDDSIFFAECADG from the coding sequence ATGAATGTTGTTGTGTCTTATGATATTTCAGAAGATAAACGTCGCACCAAAATTCACAAAGTTCTCAAGTCCTATGGACAGTGGGTACAGTTCAGTGTATTTGAATGCCATCTCACCGATACACAGTACGCAAAATTGCGATCGCGCTTGAACAAGTTAATCAAGCCGGAAACCGATAGTATCCTCTTTTACTTTATATGTGCCTGCTGTCTAAGTAAAGTTGAACGTATTGGTGGGGAAAAAATTCGTGATGACTCTATTTTCTTTGCCGAATGCGCGGATGGGTAG
- a CDS encoding TniQ family protein produces the protein MLDNQLNLKPPWYTQQIDVPQRSHLYPLKPLLLGTAFTESLTSYITRLAATHQIPTGILLAQELAPKINRYKGPNPDSLSQIFFHIFFNQTGAWNGTGTMALEPLLVLQKLTQQPILKYLTLIPWSKVVPTRNLLRKYKAWCPLCYSEWSNNGLPLYEPLIWSISTVKICSRHQYPLMNYCPNCGQNVYLLAWNTKNGFCCRCHYWLGTACSMLESKFYHTEEGEWHNFVAQQVGELIAQTPYLIEPPNRESVALAINKCIDVVTQGNAKAFAEQMHLSLTVPRDWRVGNALPQLNKLLRVCYRLSISLIDVYLGRLNLDSSIVLKDLPLSEQYSQTNRPFDLNKVRSFLELHQESFPPQSLKHLAFQIGYDSADLSRHLPDLCRRISARYKLHTKSCLKPRV, from the coding sequence ATGCTTGATAATCAATTGAACTTAAAACCCCCTTGGTATACTCAACAAATAGATGTACCACAACGTAGTCATTTATATCCTTTAAAACCACTATTATTAGGAACAGCGTTTACTGAAAGTTTGACCAGCTACATTACACGTTTAGCTGCAACTCACCAAATTCCCACAGGAATTTTACTGGCTCAGGAATTAGCCCCTAAAATTAATCGCTATAAAGGACCAAATCCAGATAGTTTATCACAGATATTTTTCCACATCTTTTTTAACCAAACAGGTGCATGGAATGGAACTGGAACTATGGCACTTGAGCCTTTATTAGTTTTACAAAAGCTAACTCAACAGCCTATCTTAAAATATTTAACATTAATACCTTGGTCAAAAGTTGTACCAACTAGAAATCTCTTGCGTAAATATAAGGCTTGGTGTCCGTTATGTTATTCGGAATGGAGCAACAATGGTCTTCCACTTTACGAGCCATTAATTTGGTCTATTTCAACAGTTAAAATTTGTTCTAGACATCAGTATCCTTTAATGAATTATTGTCCCAACTGTGGTCAAAATGTTTACTTGTTAGCTTGGAATACTAAAAATGGATTTTGCTGTAGATGTCATTATTGGTTGGGTACAGCTTGTTCAATGCTAGAATCAAAATTCTATCATACCGAAGAAGGAGAATGGCACAATTTTGTTGCCCAACAAGTTGGAGAACTAATTGCTCAAACACCATATTTAATTGAACCACCAAATCGAGAATCAGTCGCTCTAGCTATAAATAAGTGTATTGATGTTGTGACTCAGGGTAATGCTAAAGCTTTTGCCGAACAAATGCATTTAAGTCTTACTGTTCCTAGAGATTGGCGTGTTGGCAATGCATTGCCTCAACTTAATAAACTATTACGTGTATGCTACCGATTATCAATTTCTCTAATTGATGTTTATCTCGGCCGCCTTAATCTTGATAGCTCTATAGTTTTAAAGGATTTACCATTATCCGAACAATACTCTCAAACTAATCGCCCATTTGATCTAAATAAAGTGCGTTCCTTTTTAGAACTACATCAAGAATCTTTTCCACCCCAATCGCTCAAACACCTTGCATTCCAAATTGGTTATGACTCAGCTGATTTGTCCCGACACTTACCCGATTTGTGTCGTCGAATATCTGCACGTTATAAATTACACACCAAATCTTGTTTAAAACCCCGTGTATAA
- a CDS encoding IS5 family transposase, whose translation MAYSSNLTDAEWEIFEPLLQEILPTKKQTRPTNWPKRDIFNGILYQLKNGCNWQDLPKDLPPYSTVYWHYKQWRAAGVFEELMSVLHGQVREQVKKKPHWTTLIIIDSQAVKNTCNASVESKGFCFYKATNGIKRHLAIDTLGFPFFTLCTRANVSDDAGLIEMFTLNIDYFKSKPIDIPKITILLDHGYHPEYLTQELERIYPEIMTKIQFQLSTKPSKQEKAAQGKSGFVPAIARWVIERSNAWMERCKILVKNFERTLVSATAKLNICFIRLMIKRLAAPS comes from the coding sequence ATGGCGTATTCCAGCAACCTCACTGATGCAGAATGGGAAATTTTTGAACCCTTATTGCAAGAGATATTACCGACTAAGAAGCAGACTCGACCGACCAACTGGCCAAAGCGAGATATCTTCAATGGAATTCTCTATCAACTAAAAAATGGATGCAATTGGCAAGACTTACCTAAAGACCTCCCCCCTTATTCCACTGTATATTGGCACTACAAACAGTGGCGAGCAGCCGGGGTATTTGAGGAACTGATGAGTGTCTTACATGGACAAGTGCGTGAACAGGTAAAAAAAAAACCGCACTGGACGACATTGATCATCATTGACTCCCAAGCAGTGAAAAATACCTGCAACGCCAGTGTGGAGTCGAAAGGTTTTTGCTTCTACAAAGCCACCAACGGTATTAAAAGGCATTTGGCTATTGACACCCTTGGGTTTCCCTTTTTTACGCTCTGTACTCGCGCCAATGTCTCGGATGATGCCGGATTAATTGAGATGTTTACTCTCAACATCGACTACTTCAAGTCAAAACCTATCGATATTCCCAAGATTACTATCCTGCTAGATCATGGGTATCACCCAGAATATTTGACTCAGGAGTTAGAGCGAATTTACCCAGAGATCATGACCAAAATTCAGTTTCAACTTTCTACGAAACCCTCAAAACAAGAGAAAGCGGCACAAGGAAAATCTGGATTTGTTCCGGCAATAGCTAGATGGGTGATCGAACGCTCCAATGCTTGGATGGAGCGCTGTAAAATTCTGGTTAAGAACTTTGAACGAACCCTGGTTAGTGCCACTGCCAAACTCAATATCTGCTTCATCAGGCTAATGATTAAGAGGCTTGCAGCACCTTCTTAG
- a CDS encoding ATP-binding protein: MHSPAGLSQELLTASDADKINYFTNFTVVHRLLKQAYEELLDAVNNPGGASLIFLFGPTGVGKTTLLSQVMKIIFEQNQGLMMQDLAYLPIAGVEARSPDSGSFDWKDYYKSVLIALREPFADYKVRVSSSRVYASGSEQKTVKVKPNLGDLRADVEYIFRQRQLKIFLVDEAQRFAKIA; this comes from the coding sequence ATGCATTCTCCCGCAGGCTTATCCCAAGAGTTATTAACAGCATCTGATGCGGATAAAATAAATTATTTTACTAACTTTACAGTAGTACATCGGCTTTTAAAGCAAGCTTATGAAGAATTGTTAGATGCGGTGAACAATCCAGGGGGTGCATCATTAATTTTCTTGTTTGGTCCTACAGGTGTGGGAAAAACAACCCTCTTATCTCAAGTAATGAAAATCATCTTTGAACAAAACCAAGGTTTAATGATGCAAGATTTAGCATATCTTCCCATTGCGGGAGTAGAAGCGCGTTCTCCAGACAGCGGTTCTTTTGATTGGAAAGATTACTACAAAAGCGTTTTAATTGCTTTAAGAGAACCATTTGCTGATTATAAGGTTAGAGTATCTAGTAGTCGGGTTTATGCTAGTGGTAGCGAACAAAAAACAGTAAAAGTTAAGCCTAACCTCGGTGATTTACGAGCTGATGTAGAGTATATATTTAGACAGAGACAGTTAAAAATTTTTCTAGTTGATGAAGCGCAACGTTTTGCCAAAATAGCTTAA
- a CDS encoding TnsA endonuclease N-terminal domain-containing protein, with translation MLTEGEFSSWSASLSLSSQQYGMIQSIRSSPPSRRVRGRVGNVVGRYPSKKMGVIIQFESHRNELARIYEMEYDPEVLEYYDQPPKIKLQYCCLNGRQIGVLHTPDFFVIRRDQAGWSECKTADELEKLASKMPNRYQSDSNGNWRCPPGEEFAKNWGLYYQVCSDQEINWRKQRNLYFLEDYLSDKLEVPTQEIVETIKIISASPGIKLSELIAAGINADYIYKLIADQRIYVDLESSALCSEAERVSFKIPYKTTRDQKNYSRRNSTI, from the coding sequence ATGTTGACAGAAGGTGAGTTTAGCTCATGGTCTGCATCACTCTCATTGTCATCACAGCAGTATGGAATGATTCAAAGTATACGGAGTTCTCCACCTTCCAGACGAGTCAGGGGAAGGGTTGGGAATGTTGTCGGGCGATATCCCAGTAAAAAAATGGGAGTGATAATTCAGTTTGAGAGCCACCGGAACGAATTGGCACGAATATATGAAATGGAATATGACCCAGAGGTTTTAGAATATTACGACCAACCACCAAAAATCAAATTGCAATACTGCTGTTTAAATGGAAGACAAATAGGAGTATTACATACACCAGACTTTTTTGTAATTAGACGAGATCAGGCAGGTTGGTCAGAATGTAAAACAGCAGATGAACTGGAAAAATTAGCATCAAAAATGCCAAATCGTTACCAGTCAGATAGTAACGGCAATTGGCGATGTCCCCCAGGAGAAGAGTTTGCCAAAAATTGGGGATTATATTATCAAGTTTGCTCCGACCAAGAAATTAATTGGAGGAAACAGAGAAATCTCTATTTTTTAGAAGATTATTTATCGGATAAATTAGAAGTTCCCACACAAGAGATAGTTGAAACAATCAAAATAATCTCCGCTAGTCCAGGAATAAAATTATCAGAGTTAATTGCAGCAGGAATCAATGCAGATTACATATATAAATTGATAGCAGACCAAAGGATATATGTGGACTTAGAATCATCCGCGCTATGCTCAGAAGCAGAAAGAGTGAGTTTTAAAATTCCCTATAAAACCACCAGAGACCAGAAAAATTATTCCCGAAGAAATTCAACCATATGA